One window from the genome of Sulfodiicoccus acidiphilus encodes:
- a CDS encoding type II/IV secretion system ATPase subunit: MEDFLLKYLRSLDEEPRVIESPGVLKGERQYNAIYKVSDMVYVHVRSVKSEDGYNQYVVVEPPRPSEQEMEAVEDAFARVAGTKDPPAKVEDKEKLMRSMLEGVFRKVRLTTPRQYVAYHFVRDKLYAGPLEPLIRDSNIEDITIPGLGRVYIVHKVLGPMVTSISFEKERVLDDLIVSLSEKSYRPVSHNRPIIDASLPDGSRVNFVYGTDVSRRGSNLTIRKFSKVPLSITQLISSGTISTLMAAYLWMMLDEGMNLFVCGETASGKTTTLNAVTAFIPPNLKIVTIEDTPELTVPHSNWVAEVTRDTGGEGTIKLFDLLKAALRQRPNYILVGEIRDKEGNVAFQAMQTGHSVMATFHSANVRSLIQRLSGYPIEVPKTYINNLNIALFQTALYDKRGNLMRRVIEVDELIDVDPVTNDVIYVPVFTYDPVRDQIEFAGRGTSYLIESKVAVKRGVDRRNLYTLYDELRGRAEFLKSLVDRKVFNYFEVWAWILRARQVGLEEAIRAVQT, from the coding sequence ATGGAGGACTTCCTGTTGAAGTACTTAAGGTCACTGGACGAGGAGCCCAGGGTGATCGAATCACCCGGCGTGTTGAAAGGGGAGAGGCAGTACAACGCGATTTACAAGGTCTCGGACATGGTTTACGTCCACGTCAGGAGCGTAAAGTCGGAGGACGGCTACAATCAATACGTGGTGGTTGAACCTCCGAGGCCCTCCGAGCAGGAGATGGAGGCGGTGGAGGACGCGTTCGCGAGGGTGGCCGGGACCAAGGATCCCCCGGCCAAGGTCGAGGACAAGGAGAAGTTGATGAGGTCGATGTTGGAGGGAGTGTTCAGGAAGGTTAGACTGACTACCCCTAGACAGTACGTCGCCTACCACTTCGTCAGGGACAAGCTATACGCCGGACCTCTGGAGCCCCTCATAAGGGATAGCAACATAGAGGACATCACAATACCTGGTCTAGGGAGGGTCTACATCGTACACAAGGTCCTCGGGCCAATGGTGACTTCCATATCTTTCGAGAAGGAGAGAGTCCTGGACGACCTCATAGTCTCCCTCAGCGAGAAGAGCTACAGGCCAGTGTCTCACAACAGACCCATAATCGACGCGTCCCTCCCCGACGGGTCCAGGGTCAACTTCGTCTACGGCACCGACGTGAGCAGGAGGGGGTCCAACCTCACAATTAGGAAGTTCAGCAAGGTACCATTGAGTATCACTCAACTGATCTCCTCTGGGACGATATCCACACTCATGGCCGCCTACCTCTGGATGATGCTCGATGAGGGGATGAACTTGTTCGTCTGCGGGGAAACGGCCTCAGGGAAGACTACTACACTCAACGCCGTCACAGCCTTCATTCCTCCCAACTTGAAGATAGTCACCATAGAGGACACCCCGGAACTCACCGTCCCACACAGCAACTGGGTGGCTGAAGTGACGAGGGACACGGGAGGGGAGGGCACGATAAAGCTGTTCGACCTGCTCAAGGCCGCCCTCAGACAGAGGCCGAACTACATTCTAGTGGGCGAGATAAGGGACAAGGAGGGGAACGTGGCCTTCCAAGCGATGCAGACGGGGCACTCGGTGATGGCCACCTTCCACTCAGCCAACGTGAGGAGCCTAATTCAGAGGTTGTCTGGTTATCCGATAGAGGTACCTAAGACTTACATCAACAACCTCAACATAGCACTGTTCCAGACCGCTCTGTACGACAAGAGGGGGAATCTGATGAGGAGGGTCATAGAGGTCGATGAGCTCATAGACGTGGATCCCGTGACTAACGACGTCATATACGTCCCAGTGTTCACCTACGACCCCGTGAGGGACCAGATAGAGTTCGCCGGGAGGGGTACCTCCTACCTCATAGAGAGCAAGGTGGCCGTGAAACGTGGAGTCGATAGGAGGAACCTCTACACTCTCTACGACGAGCTCAGGGGAAGGGCAGAGTTCCTGAAGTCCTTGGTCGACAGGAAGGTGTTCAATTACTTCGAGGTGTGGGCCTGGATACTGAGGGCCAGGCAAGTCGGCCTGGAGGAGGCGATTAGGGCTGTTCAGACTTAG
- a CDS encoding type II secretion system F family protein, with product MFVVAYMVAMFSSGVPPEVVVYILADEKFFSPYRDYMKRIRVLVSGYRYKFQSAANRISRFVTVTPFKEFLVRFGQAVAFGDNMESYLSREVDVALSEYNANMMRKLESMNNFLAIFGTLNSSLVFLMADVTIISLLYSAGETLIRLVFLAVVAVAGTMGIFMYSLYKPETYVVRSRLDNYLALFVVMVTVSVSFLVGNFEVVMASGVLLTTMGLWYRVKENRINSVERHYVLFVRYFSRNYSVIGNLRESMYSVMRGELGSLRPFVVRAIRRLEMGVDKDKVLSLLGDESGSVLIQMMNKVITTTVTLGGKVKEVGEMLSKVGDSILNVRSRREQNGRAFESTMYALQAASAGVSAALISITGILDKLFQLPSVSSVFAFTPIDIGGVERLLLTLLVALSYTNGLGISVAYGRSMHASLYFMGVLLLISGLTFHIALILTGRIFGALYSPGGIITPGP from the coding sequence ATCTTCGTCGTTGCCTACATGGTTGCCATGTTCTCCTCAGGCGTCCCTCCGGAGGTGGTGGTCTACATTCTTGCCGACGAGAAGTTCTTCTCCCCCTACAGGGACTACATGAAGAGAATAAGGGTTTTGGTGTCTGGCTACAGGTACAAGTTTCAATCAGCCGCCAACAGGATAAGTAGGTTCGTCACTGTGACGCCATTCAAGGAGTTCCTCGTGAGGTTCGGACAGGCCGTGGCCTTCGGGGACAACATGGAGTCCTACCTATCGAGGGAGGTCGACGTGGCCCTAAGCGAGTACAACGCCAATATGATGAGGAAACTGGAGTCCATGAACAACTTCCTCGCCATATTCGGGACGCTCAACAGTTCCCTGGTGTTCCTAATGGCGGACGTCACGATAATATCCCTCCTCTACAGCGCTGGGGAGACCCTCATAAGGTTGGTGTTCCTGGCAGTGGTCGCCGTGGCCGGGACCATGGGCATTTTCATGTACTCTCTCTACAAGCCGGAGACCTACGTGGTCAGGTCCAGGCTGGACAACTACTTGGCGCTCTTCGTCGTGATGGTCACGGTAAGTGTTTCCTTCCTGGTGGGGAACTTCGAGGTAGTAATGGCCTCAGGAGTCTTGTTAACCACGATGGGGCTCTGGTACAGGGTGAAGGAGAACAGGATAAATTCCGTGGAGAGACACTACGTCCTCTTCGTGAGGTACTTCTCCAGGAACTACAGTGTGATAGGTAACCTCAGGGAGTCCATGTACAGTGTCATGAGAGGGGAACTCGGTTCGCTCAGGCCCTTCGTGGTCAGGGCCATAAGGAGGTTGGAAATGGGGGTTGACAAGGACAAGGTGCTTTCCCTCCTGGGTGACGAGTCCGGGAGCGTATTGATACAGATGATGAACAAGGTGATCACTACCACGGTGACTCTAGGGGGAAAAGTAAAAGAGGTGGGAGAGATGCTCAGCAAGGTCGGGGACTCCATACTGAACGTGCGGTCGAGGAGGGAACAGAACGGGAGGGCATTCGAGAGTACCATGTACGCCCTCCAAGCCGCGAGCGCCGGCGTCTCGGCGGCCCTAATATCCATCACTGGGATCTTGGACAAACTCTTCCAACTTCCCTCCGTCAGCTCCGTTTTCGCGTTCACCCCCATAGACATAGGGGGAGTGGAGAGGTTGCTCCTGACGTTGTTGGTGGCCCTGAGCTACACCAACGGGCTAGGGATATCCGTAGCGTACGGTAGGTCGATGCACGCGAGCCTGTACTTCATGGGGGTGCTCCTCCTCATATCTGGCCTCACCTTCCACATTGCGTTGATCCTCACCGGGAGGATATTTGGAGCGCTCTACTCTCCTGGCGGTATAATAACACCTGGACCGTGA
- a CDS encoding amidohydrolase family protein yields the protein MGFVDAHTHLWFNEVVTPDMLERSSSVGHRIPIFYREQVLREMDDANLEYVVIVAYPMRKLWGAKEDFPIRTLRALRDVPDRFSVVGGVEVTSLTTEETLKWLGAQYEAGVSGFKLHPPHMWIKPNDYRPEERGVKQLEVLYQFAEDHSLPVMIHTGTSSFLPSRNKYGDPVFVDDVVVDFPRLKVILAHMGRPNWVGSAFQLVRIRKNLWGDVSSIPPKRLLNYLPRLEEVRDKMLYGSDVGDLGVKGLSSNLEEFLQVSVSEESKVLMASTNPRQIYHKIER from the coding sequence ATGGGATTCGTTGACGCTCACACCCACCTATGGTTCAACGAAGTTGTGACTCCAGATATGCTCGAGAGATCTTCTTCCGTGGGACATCGGATACCTATCTTCTACAGGGAACAAGTGCTGCGCGAGATGGACGACGCTAACCTGGAGTACGTGGTAATCGTTGCCTATCCCATGAGGAAACTCTGGGGGGCCAAGGAGGATTTCCCGATAAGGACGTTGAGGGCTCTGAGGGACGTTCCAGACAGGTTCTCTGTAGTCGGAGGGGTAGAGGTGACTTCCCTAACCACTGAGGAGACCCTGAAGTGGCTGGGGGCCCAGTACGAAGCGGGGGTCTCGGGGTTCAAACTCCACCCGCCGCACATGTGGATCAAACCGAACGACTACAGGCCGGAGGAGAGGGGAGTCAAACAGTTGGAGGTGCTTTACCAGTTCGCTGAGGACCACTCCCTCCCCGTGATGATCCACACGGGGACGTCATCCTTTCTGCCGAGTAGGAACAAGTATGGCGATCCCGTCTTTGTGGACGACGTCGTCGTGGACTTCCCTCGTTTGAAGGTGATCTTGGCCCACATGGGGAGACCCAACTGGGTTGGTTCAGCCTTTCAGCTCGTGAGGATCAGGAAGAACCTATGGGGAGACGTCTCCAGCATACCTCCCAAGAGGTTGTTGAACTACCTTCCCCGTCTCGAGGAGGTGAGGGACAAGATGCTTTACGGCAGCGACGTTGGGGACCTCGGAGTGAAGGGACTCTCCTCGAACTTAGAGGAGTTCTTGCAGGTGAGTGTGAGCGAAGAGTCAAAGGTGTTGATGGCCAGCACAAACCCTCGTCAGATTTACCACAAGATCGAGAGATGA
- a CDS encoding AMP-binding enzyme: MTTDRKDPIGIIEKIGIIEGVEIGGFSTVHVANAIMQLESVLDAVIVGVMFEGDILLGFKALVVPKGEFRGKLREEDVRNYLKSLNRFPEEWLPDRVIFVESIPRTSTGNLDKKEVIRILFSEGNSGNKKDT; the protein is encoded by the coding sequence ATGACCACCGATCGAAAGGATCCAATAGGGATCATAGAGAAAATAGGGATCATAGAGGGTGTAGAGATAGGAGGGTTCTCCACTGTGCACGTGGCGAACGCCATAATGCAGTTAGAATCGGTGCTGGACGCTGTGATTGTGGGTGTGATGTTCGAAGGGGACATATTGCTGGGGTTTAAAGCCCTGGTAGTACCCAAGGGCGAGTTCAGGGGGAAATTGAGGGAGGAGGACGTCAGGAACTACCTAAAGTCTCTAAACAGGTTCCCAGAGGAGTGGCTGCCAGACAGAGTCATCTTCGTAGAGTCTATACCGAGGACAAGCACCGGGAATTTGGACAAGAAAGAGGTCATTAGGATCCTGTTCTCCGAGGGAAACAGCGGGAACAAGAAGGATACCTAG
- a CDS encoding AMP-binding protein — protein sequence MAVITQNVPQFVVLEYAVWKLGGVLVPLNPMYTPRELEYYFRDSDAKVVVATCESLSKAREAAKGRVVVQTSPDTFHPLPDQVREKWKVESCEEGLYLKGRSTFHVEVQDPEDVALLVYTSGTTGDPKGAVIKHKNLYASSWIYREWFKFTPQDKVLGAAPLFHVTGLVFHVATSVLSGASLRLFYRFDPDLALSTVEEEKTTATMAAATAFIAMVPKLRGRDLKSMRLWSSGGMAVPLSLEKQWREGTGSWIYVAWGLTETTSPATLWPYPYEGDVPLDPKTNVVSSGIPVYYTWVKLVDSELVDGEEVGEIAVKGPQVVDGYWNKPEANAKTFRDGWLLTGDVAKLINGWVYIIDRKKDLINASGFKVYPREVEEVIYLHPAVEEVAVVGVPDPYRGETVKAFVKLKDGYSGNESLKRELELFCRERLAAYKVPREVEFVDEVPKTASGKILRRAFRA from the coding sequence GTGGCCGTCATAACCCAGAACGTTCCGCAGTTCGTCGTGCTTGAGTACGCCGTGTGGAAGCTGGGAGGGGTCCTAGTTCCTCTCAATCCAATGTACACTCCCAGGGAACTGGAGTATTACTTCAGGGATTCCGACGCGAAGGTAGTTGTGGCAACCTGTGAGTCCCTATCTAAAGCGAGGGAGGCCGCCAAGGGTAGGGTGGTAGTCCAGACCTCACCTGACACCTTCCACCCGCTCCCAGACCAGGTTAGGGAGAAGTGGAAGGTGGAGAGCTGCGAGGAGGGACTCTACCTCAAGGGCAGGAGCACCTTCCACGTGGAGGTCCAGGACCCAGAGGACGTTGCCTTGTTGGTGTACACGTCGGGGACGACGGGGGACCCCAAGGGGGCGGTGATAAAGCACAAGAACCTCTACGCAAGTTCCTGGATATATAGGGAGTGGTTCAAGTTCACTCCTCAGGACAAAGTCCTCGGTGCAGCTCCCCTCTTCCACGTTACTGGACTGGTGTTTCACGTAGCTACGTCGGTACTCTCAGGTGCGTCGTTGAGGCTTTTCTACAGGTTCGATCCAGACTTGGCGCTCTCTACGGTTGAGGAGGAGAAGACGACGGCGACCATGGCGGCGGCTACGGCCTTCATAGCTATGGTCCCCAAGCTAAGGGGGAGGGATCTGAAGTCGATGAGGCTCTGGTCTTCCGGTGGAATGGCAGTACCTCTCTCGCTAGAGAAGCAATGGAGAGAGGGGACTGGGAGCTGGATATACGTGGCCTGGGGACTCACCGAGACCACGTCTCCCGCGACTCTCTGGCCCTACCCCTACGAGGGAGACGTTCCCCTCGACCCCAAGACTAACGTCGTGAGCTCCGGAATTCCCGTCTACTACACGTGGGTTAAGCTGGTAGATTCGGAGCTGGTGGACGGTGAGGAGGTAGGGGAGATAGCAGTGAAGGGTCCTCAGGTGGTTGACGGTTACTGGAACAAGCCTGAGGCCAACGCCAAGACCTTCAGGGACGGTTGGCTCCTCACGGGGGACGTGGCCAAGCTAATCAACGGCTGGGTCTACATAATAGACAGGAAGAAGGATCTCATAAACGCCTCTGGCTTCAAGGTGTACCCCAGGGAAGTGGAGGAGGTGATCTACCTTCATCCCGCTGTTGAGGAGGTTGCAGTGGTAGGGGTACCTGACCCTTACAGGGGGGAGACAGTCAAAGCGTTCGTGAAGTTGAAGGATGGATACTCAGGGAACGAGTCCCTCAAGAGGGAGCTCGAGTTGTTCTGCAGGGAGAGGTTGGCGGCTTACAAGGTGCCTCGAGAGGTGGAGTTCGTAGATGAGGTGCCTAAGACCGCAAGCGGTAAGATTCTAAGGAGGGCGTTCAGGGCTTGA
- a CDS encoding thiolase family protein produces MSVVGFAGSVHKKYEGSAFDLANEVVDKALDSAGMERKDVDGLVSTFLPGVWDGATYRHFFTNQLRQALNIKAKYVDVLDFGGASAMASIYRAHKAVKGGEADVVLCLVGGKGSEVRSRGVTVDSIDRVEGGVALTPFDWLLRTNVDLNPVTDYALVAARHSKLFGTTDQQRALIAVYQRFNAGANPTALYRDPLTVEGVLSSPTVSWPLHLLEVVYPVDGFHAFLVSRRSSKMRSVEIKGYGEAHWHELPPEMPDIVTTPAAESSRQVREFLHKVDALELYDSFTVTVMLQLEDIGVVEKGKVGSFLERTDLTYKGTLPTNTGGGSLNVGQPAYMSGGVVLEEALLQLNDMAGHRNVGARNVLTNGIGGWSRSHSVTLVLGT; encoded by the coding sequence TTGAGTGTCGTCGGCTTCGCCGGGTCCGTACATAAGAAGTACGAGGGCTCGGCCTTCGATTTGGCCAACGAGGTCGTGGATAAAGCGTTGGACTCGGCAGGAATGGAGAGGAAGGACGTGGACGGGCTAGTGAGTACATTCCTTCCTGGGGTGTGGGACGGTGCAACCTACAGGCACTTCTTCACGAACCAACTTAGGCAGGCCCTCAACATCAAGGCCAAGTACGTAGACGTCCTAGACTTCGGAGGGGCCTCGGCCATGGCCTCTATCTACAGGGCCCACAAGGCGGTGAAGGGAGGAGAGGCCGACGTAGTCCTCTGTCTCGTAGGAGGTAAGGGATCCGAGGTGAGGAGCAGGGGGGTGACGGTGGATTCGATAGACAGGGTGGAGGGAGGAGTTGCCCTCACTCCCTTCGATTGGCTGCTCAGGACCAACGTCGACCTCAACCCAGTGACGGACTACGCTCTAGTGGCTGCTAGGCACTCGAAACTGTTCGGAACTACTGACCAACAGAGGGCCTTGATCGCGGTCTACCAGAGATTCAACGCCGGAGCTAACCCAACCGCGCTATACAGGGATCCCCTCACGGTGGAGGGAGTACTCAGCTCACCCACCGTCTCCTGGCCCCTGCACTTACTGGAGGTGGTGTATCCTGTCGACGGGTTTCACGCCTTCCTAGTCTCCAGGAGGTCCTCCAAGATGAGGTCTGTGGAGATCAAGGGCTACGGCGAGGCTCATTGGCACGAACTCCCTCCAGAAATGCCAGACATAGTCACCACTCCAGCCGCGGAGTCGTCGAGGCAGGTGAGGGAGTTCCTCCACAAGGTAGACGCCCTAGAACTCTACGACTCCTTCACGGTGACTGTGATGTTGCAATTGGAGGACATAGGTGTAGTGGAGAAGGGGAAGGTGGGGTCTTTCTTAGAGAGGACCGACCTAACCTACAAGGGGACCCTCCCAACCAACACGGGAGGGGGTAGCCTCAACGTGGGTCAGCCGGCCTACATGAGTGGCGGCGTGGTGTTGGAGGAGGCCCTCCTTCAGCTCAACGACATGGCTGGCCACAGGAACGTAGGGGCCAGGAACGTGCTCACCAACGGTATAGGGGGGTGGAGCAGGTCCCACTCTGTCACTTTAGTGTTGGGAACCTGA
- a CDS encoding aldehyde dehydrogenase family protein, with the protein MTKTGVFIGKYIVPEDREYYQIRNPADTSELVAEFPLMKREDVGAAVEAARKGFETWSNMLPVQRANVLYRAAEIVQSRFDKMAELLTREEGKTVQDSAFEVTRTVNLLRFYAGLITTKEGKVIPSQDQRTTILTYREPLGVIGVITPWNFPLSLPAWKIVPAIATGNAVVWKPASITPVVATELVRALYEAGLPEGVVNTVVGPGSTVGDEMTSLNQFDAITFTGSLQVGREVAKKVGGRFTRLQLELGGKNATVLSKKGKQDLAVEQVVRAAFGLTGQACTATSRFLVPEDLHDSVLSKLVERTRRLVVGNGLKKGVDVGPLASREQYEKVLSYIDVGKSEGAKLVLGGEPLKGAEHERGYFVQPTIFDGVTSDMRIAREEIFGPVLSVMSYRNMDEALDIVNGTEYGLVAEIVTDDLSEAADFSRAAKVGVVKINKPTTGLEPWVPYGGVKGSGNDVYKEMGEEALDFFTRYKAVYLGY; encoded by the coding sequence ATGACTAAAACAGGCGTCTTCATTGGGAAGTACATCGTGCCGGAAGATAGGGAGTACTACCAAATCAGAAACCCCGCCGACACCTCTGAGTTGGTGGCGGAGTTCCCCTTGATGAAGAGGGAGGACGTTGGGGCGGCGGTAGAGGCGGCCAGGAAGGGATTCGAGACTTGGTCCAACATGCTCCCAGTGCAGAGGGCTAACGTCCTCTACAGGGCGGCCGAAATAGTGCAGTCGAGGTTCGACAAAATGGCAGAGCTCCTCACCAGGGAGGAGGGTAAGACAGTCCAAGACAGTGCCTTCGAGGTAACGAGGACGGTAAACCTCCTCAGGTTCTACGCCGGGCTCATCACCACTAAAGAGGGAAAGGTCATACCATCACAGGACCAGAGGACAACCATTCTGACGTATAGGGAACCCCTTGGGGTGATAGGGGTAATAACGCCCTGGAACTTCCCCCTCTCCTTACCTGCGTGGAAGATAGTTCCGGCTATCGCCACAGGAAACGCGGTGGTGTGGAAGCCCGCCTCCATAACCCCCGTGGTTGCCACCGAGCTAGTGAGGGCTCTCTACGAGGCGGGACTCCCAGAGGGGGTCGTGAACACTGTCGTCGGTCCAGGGAGCACTGTGGGAGACGAGATGACTAGCCTCAATCAATTCGACGCCATCACCTTCACAGGCTCGCTTCAGGTCGGCAGGGAAGTGGCGAAGAAGGTGGGAGGCAGGTTCACTAGGCTACAGCTGGAACTGGGAGGCAAGAACGCCACCGTCCTATCCAAGAAGGGAAAACAGGACCTAGCCGTGGAACAGGTAGTAAGGGCGGCTTTCGGTCTCACTGGACAGGCCTGCACAGCTACGTCGAGGTTCTTAGTCCCGGAGGACCTACATGACTCCGTGCTCTCGAAGCTTGTTGAGAGGACGAGGAGGCTCGTTGTAGGGAACGGTCTGAAGAAGGGCGTAGACGTGGGGCCGTTGGCCAGCAGGGAACAGTACGAGAAGGTCCTCTCCTACATCGATGTAGGGAAGTCTGAGGGGGCTAAGTTAGTACTCGGAGGGGAGCCCTTAAAGGGAGCTGAACACGAGCGTGGGTACTTCGTCCAGCCCACAATATTTGACGGTGTAACAAGTGACATGAGGATCGCTAGGGAGGAGATATTCGGACCCGTACTTTCCGTGATGAGTTACAGGAACATGGACGAAGCCTTAGACATAGTCAACGGGACCGAGTACGGGCTAGTCGCGGAGATCGTCACAGACGACCTATCCGAGGCAGCGGACTTCTCTCGGGCCGCCAAAGTTGGTGTAGTAAAGATCAACAAGCCCACCACGGGACTGGAGCCGTGGGTACCTTACGGGGGAGTCAAGGGCTCCGGGAACGACGTTTACAAGGAGATGGGAGAGGAAGCCTTGGACTTCTTCACGAGGTACAAGGCGGTGTACTTGGGCTATTAA
- the glcS gene encoding glucose ABC transporter substrate-binding protein GlcS, which yields MAKRKALSRTATWAIVAVIVIVVIVGGVFGYLATRPHVTTPTTTPTTPPPTPTNTSSQVVFYTWWATTGKVALEHLIPAFESVYPNYKVVPSLVPGAGGTNAKFAILALIEAGKPPATFQTHMGPEMISYVEAAPQGIKDFVNITPIAEQMGLIQHAVPAVLEAGSFNGTLLSMPVNVHRGSLLYVNWPLLKKYGLPFPYNFSTLVYDTEQLQAHGVSAWEIPGADGGWDQLNVWEDIFLSLAGPRLYNEITYGVLPMNSTVMHIINETDQYFLMFANTDYPGWQSITWTQGLTNLAQGKVAFQANGNWLTNYAYDFLNVTVVPATPQYLSMPNTTIVETPFPGTQNYYAIVIDSVGIPVGPSEQAGIALAKYWASWQGQQIWTKWKAVTFYDNVTTDYFNTPAQWYDYQALLHTPAQDFVYQLSDGGTFDDVFGQLTSGMLTYQEVGAVGTSAWLSTLNSSIHEEYQEWQAAAKLGLGFLGFPGHPFADYYPPWVNASDSSSSSTTWGGGYLILAAGSLVLGAVEVLRK from the coding sequence GTGGCTAAAAGAAAGGCTTTATCGAGGACCGCCACGTGGGCCATAGTGGCGGTGATAGTGATAGTGGTGATAGTGGGGGGTGTGTTCGGCTACCTTGCCACGAGGCCCCACGTCACCACTCCCACGACCACTCCCACAACTCCTCCACCAACACCGACCAACACCTCTTCTCAAGTGGTGTTCTACACCTGGTGGGCCACCACTGGAAAAGTCGCACTTGAGCACCTGATACCAGCCTTCGAGAGCGTCTATCCCAACTACAAGGTCGTTCCGAGCCTAGTGCCTGGAGCGGGGGGAACTAACGCCAAGTTCGCTATCCTCGCACTGATCGAGGCCGGGAAGCCACCGGCGACCTTCCAGACCCACATGGGTCCGGAGATGATATCCTACGTGGAGGCCGCCCCACAGGGGATTAAGGACTTCGTCAACATAACTCCAATAGCTGAACAAATGGGCCTGATACAGCACGCCGTCCCAGCGGTCCTAGAGGCTGGCTCCTTCAACGGCACCCTACTCTCCATGCCAGTTAACGTGCACAGGGGCTCCCTCCTCTACGTCAACTGGCCACTCCTCAAGAAGTACGGCCTCCCCTTCCCCTACAACTTCTCCACCCTGGTCTACGACACGGAACAGCTCCAGGCCCACGGCGTCAGCGCCTGGGAGATACCTGGGGCCGACGGAGGGTGGGACCAGCTCAACGTCTGGGAGGACATATTCCTCTCCCTGGCTGGCCCTAGGCTCTACAACGAGATAACCTACGGCGTCCTTCCCATGAATTCCACGGTGATGCACATCATAAACGAGACCGACCAGTACTTCCTCATGTTCGCCAACACCGACTACCCAGGCTGGCAGTCCATAACCTGGACCCAGGGACTCACCAACCTGGCCCAGGGGAAGGTGGCCTTCCAGGCCAACGGGAACTGGCTCACCAACTACGCCTACGACTTCCTCAACGTCACGGTGGTTCCGGCAACACCGCAGTACCTCAGCATGCCTAACACCACCATAGTGGAGACTCCCTTCCCCGGGACGCAGAACTATTACGCCATAGTTATAGACTCCGTTGGAATACCCGTAGGTCCTTCGGAGCAGGCCGGAATAGCGCTAGCCAAGTACTGGGCCTCTTGGCAGGGACAGCAGATATGGACCAAGTGGAAGGCTGTCACCTTCTACGACAACGTCACCACGGACTACTTCAACACCCCAGCACAATGGTACGACTACCAGGCCCTCCTCCACACCCCCGCCCAGGACTTCGTCTATCAGCTCTCGGACGGAGGTACCTTCGACGACGTCTTCGGCCAACTGACGTCGGGCATGTTGACCTACCAGGAGGTTGGAGCTGTGGGAACTTCCGCCTGGCTCAGCACCTTGAACTCCTCCATCCACGAGGAGTACCAGGAGTGGCAAGCGGCGGCCAAGCTGGGCCTAGGGTTCCTGGGGTTCCCAGGGCACCCCTTCGCTGACTACTACCCGCCCTGGGTAAACGCAAGCGACTCCAGCAGCTCCAGCACCACGTGGGGAGGAGGTTACCTGATCCTAGCTGCCGGAAGCCTAGTGCTTGGGGCGGTTGAAGTACTTAGAAAGTGA
- a CDS encoding SDR family oxidoreductase — protein sequence MLRKGKVCVVTGGAAGIGAAISYRLGQEGCHIVLVDVNQEWGKWREMWLKERGVDCSFVQADVSSEEQVRRAVSEVEGTKGRIDVLVNNAGVGTHGKSIEEQTLQDWRRVIDTNLTGTWLMTKYSIPLLKGGVIVNVASTRAFQSEPDTEPYSASKGGIVALTHSLAVSLSRYGIRVVSVSPGWIDTSSWRVPPVESLLTSLDHGQHLTGRVGRPEDVAALVSFLTSEDASWISGVNFTIDGGMTVKMIYLDEGTIGSATAKLTNDPELGSTLASVLSRAAKDQGVREKLLNLLRQFT from the coding sequence ATGTTAAGAAAAGGGAAAGTATGTGTCGTCACAGGTGGAGCGGCAGGAATAGGAGCGGCGATCTCCTACAGGCTTGGTCAAGAGGGATGCCACATAGTCTTAGTCGACGTCAACCAGGAATGGGGGAAGTGGAGGGAGATGTGGTTGAAAGAGAGGGGTGTGGACTGTTCGTTCGTCCAGGCCGACGTCTCCTCCGAGGAGCAGGTGAGGAGGGCCGTGTCAGAGGTGGAGGGAACTAAAGGAAGGATAGACGTCCTAGTTAACAACGCAGGGGTGGGTACACACGGGAAGTCCATAGAGGAGCAGACACTTCAGGACTGGAGGAGGGTGATCGATACCAACTTGACAGGTACGTGGCTAATGACTAAGTACTCCATCCCCCTCCTGAAGGGAGGCGTCATCGTTAACGTGGCCTCCACTAGGGCGTTTCAATCGGAGCCAGACACGGAACCCTACTCGGCCTCCAAGGGAGGGATAGTTGCACTAACCCACTCCCTAGCAGTAAGCCTCTCTAGGTACGGTATAAGAGTTGTCTCCGTGTCCCCAGGGTGGATAGACACGTCCAGCTGGAGGGTCCCTCCAGTGGAGTCTCTACTCACCTCTCTAGATCACGGTCAGCACCTGACCGGGAGGGTGGGGAGGCCGGAGGACGTGGCGGCGCTAGTTTCCTTCCTCACCTCAGAAGACGCCTCATGGATCTCCGGGGTCAACTTCACGATCGACGGTGGAATGACCGTCAAGATGATCTACCTCGACGAGGGCACGATAGGGTCGGCCACCGCTAAACTCACCAACGACCCAGAGCTCGGAAGTACTTTGGCCTCCGTTCTCTCTAGGGCTGCCAAGGATCAAGGGGTGAGGGAAAAGTTGCTGAATCTCCTCAGGCAGTTCACGTGA